The Saccharopolyspora gloriosae genome has a segment encoding these proteins:
- the yidD gene encoding membrane protein insertion efficiency factor YidD, with amino-acid sequence MSDTHDHGGPARPSPAAWLLLGPVHVYRKIISPLLPPTCRFYPSCSAYAVEALTVHGLLYGSWLTARRLLRCGPWHPGGLDFVPPRRDRAGRSASEPGEAPRSPAED; translated from the coding sequence ATGTCGGATACGCATGACCACGGCGGACCAGCACGGCCGAGTCCGGCCGCCTGGTTGCTGCTGGGGCCGGTACACGTATATCGAAAGATCATCTCGCCGCTGCTGCCGCCGACCTGCCGGTTCTACCCGAGCTGTAGCGCCTACGCGGTCGAAGCGCTGACCGTGCACGGATTGCTCTACGGCAGTTGGCTCACCGCGCGCCGGTTGTTGCGCTGCGGTCCATGGCACCCCGGCGGCCTCGACTTCGTCCCACCCCGGCGGGACCGCGCTGGGCGATCGGCGTCCGAGCCGGGCGAAGCGCCCCGATCCCCCGCGGAGGACTAG